From Corynebacterium sp. BD556, the proteins below share one genomic window:
- a CDS encoding PLDc N-terminal domain-containing protein translates to MLRNSLLNLRKQWDRLGRNEKILISALTALDGAAKSAALASLARTPKEQVRGPKLLWGPIIASVNTFGWIAWFIFGTTKKKSAKKN, encoded by the coding sequence ATGCTAAGAAACTCACTACTAAACCTGCGCAAACAGTGGGATAGGCTCGGCCGCAACGAAAAAATCCTCATCAGCGCGCTGACAGCTCTCGACGGAGCCGCTAAAAGTGCGGCCCTAGCCAGCCTCGCCCGCACCCCGAAGGAGCAAGTGCGGGGGCCGAAGCTGCTATGGGGCCCGATCATCGCCTCCGTCAACACCTTCGGCTGGATCGCCTGGTTCATCTTCGGCACCACAAAGAAGAAAAGCGCGAAGAAAAACTAA
- a CDS encoding ACT domain-containing protein produces the protein MQAIITTTGYDRVGIIAAVASAAAERNLNILDVSQTIMDDFFTMVMRVEVPGTEVDMAQLQEHLAKAGEKRGVVVRIQSTDLFTAMNEI, from the coding sequence ATGCAGGCAATTATCACAACGACAGGCTACGACCGCGTGGGCATTATTGCCGCCGTGGCCAGTGCTGCGGCAGAGCGCAACCTCAACATCTTGGACGTCTCCCAGACCATCATGGATGACTTTTTCACCATGGTGATGCGCGTCGAGGTTCCCGGCACAGAGGTGGATATGGCTCAGTTGCAGGAACATTTGGCCAAGGCTGGCGAAAAGCGCGGCGTGGTGGTGCGCATCCAATCCACCGACCTGTTTACCGCCATGAACGAGATCTAA
- a CDS encoding GntP family permease: MTGVPLLAVFAVAIVLMIVMIARWRIHPFLSIMTISLALGLVGGIPLTSRKDEASETIPGIAEVIGQGFSGTFTSIGIVIIFGALIGLILEKTGGAFQIADALVRLVGKTRPVLAMQLMGWIVSIPVFCDSGFVILNPIRKALARRTATSSAAMTVALSAGLYISHVFIPPTPGPIAAANTLGVGDSLLLVIGLGTLVSIPALVVSYFYAQYVGKRVTTSQDSEAMTDAQLEDLYEQLRRSYGQLPSWRLSALPIAVPILAMALGTVSKVAGWEGLIGEIIAFAGTPIISLALGLLVAIAILAHVGRGRELYDITEETLKVVGPILFITAAGGVLGKVIANTGIVDFVQDNATAFASIGLFFPFIISALLKTAQGSSTVALVTTAGIVAPLLPSLGMESPVQIVLAVLAIGAGAMTVSHANDSYFWVVTNFGGMTPQQGYRTQTVVTLLMGVTSIIFIWFLGLFLL, from the coding sequence ATGACTGGTGTACCCCTGCTCGCAGTTTTCGCTGTTGCGATTGTCTTAATGATTGTCATGATTGCGCGTTGGCGGATTCACCCATTTCTTTCCATTATGACGATCTCGCTCGCCCTTGGTTTGGTTGGCGGCATCCCGCTGACCAGCCGCAAAGACGAGGCCTCAGAGACCATCCCAGGCATCGCGGAAGTAATTGGGCAGGGCTTTTCGGGGACTTTTACTTCCATCGGCATTGTCATTATTTTCGGAGCCCTCATCGGCCTAATCCTTGAAAAGACAGGTGGGGCTTTCCAAATTGCCGACGCTTTGGTGCGTCTAGTGGGGAAGACAAGGCCCGTTTTGGCCATGCAACTGATGGGCTGGATCGTCTCCATTCCTGTCTTTTGCGACTCTGGTTTTGTCATCCTCAATCCGATCCGCAAGGCATTAGCGCGTCGAACAGCGACATCCTCAGCAGCGATGACTGTGGCATTGTCTGCCGGTTTGTACATTTCCCACGTTTTTATTCCACCAACACCGGGACCGATCGCCGCCGCGAACACCCTCGGCGTCGGTGACAGTTTGCTCTTGGTCATTGGCTTAGGCACTCTGGTTTCAATCCCAGCTCTCGTTGTCTCGTACTTCTACGCCCAATACGTCGGCAAACGGGTTACCACTTCCCAAGACAGCGAGGCGATGACGGATGCGCAGCTCGAAGATCTCTATGAGCAGCTCCGTCGCTCCTATGGTCAGCTTCCCAGTTGGCGCCTGTCCGCACTGCCAATTGCTGTACCGATCTTGGCAATGGCGCTCGGTACAGTGTCAAAGGTTGCGGGATGGGAGGGCCTCATCGGCGAGATCATCGCTTTTGCTGGTACGCCAATCATCTCGCTTGCTTTAGGCCTTCTAGTAGCGATCGCGATTCTCGCCCACGTTGGCCGCGGTCGGGAACTCTACGACATCACTGAGGAGACTTTGAAAGTCGTTGGGCCGATCCTTTTTATCACCGCGGCTGGTGGTGTGTTAGGCAAAGTCATCGCCAACACCGGAATCGTTGATTTCGTGCAGGACAACGCCACAGCTTTTGCTTCCATTGGTTTGTTCTTCCCCTTCATCATTTCGGCACTTCTGAAAACTGCGCAAGGCTCGTCAACTGTTGCTTTGGTCACCACTGCGGGCATCGTTGCCCCGCTGCTTCCTAGCCTCGGGATGGAAAGCCCCGTGCAAATCGTCTTGGCTGTGCTGGCAATCGGCGCGGGCGCGATGACAGTCTCCCACGCCAACGACTCTTATTTCTGGGTGGTTACTAACTTTGGTGGAATGACTCCGCAGCAGGGCTACCGGACGCAAACCGTCGTGACCTTGCTGATGGGTGTGACTTCCATCATCTTCATTTGGTTCCTCGGGCTGTTTCTTCTCTAG
- a CDS encoding glutamine amidotransferase: MARISRPFLLLSTRPEDEAARGELQSFAAAMEVDVDDIEQRRVESAALGRVNLDNYSGVLLGGSPFCNTDVLKSALQLRVEREIGSLVAAILDRDFPLLGACYGIGAIGTAIGARLGTTYAEAAGPVELSLVDAPANDPLLADVPARFSTIVGHKEAVDDLPDLATVLVSGDQCPVQMFKVGQNVYATQFHPELTAEALELRLRVYAHLNYFDLEELDEILEAAYSTDYTANNSILANFAKRYAR; this comes from the coding sequence ATGGCCAGAATCTCGCGTCCGTTTCTTCTGCTGAGCACTCGCCCTGAGGATGAAGCGGCACGCGGTGAGTTGCAAAGCTTCGCGGCGGCGATGGAGGTGGACGTAGATGACATTGAGCAGCGCCGCGTGGAGTCCGCTGCGCTCGGTCGCGTCAACCTCGATAATTATTCCGGGGTCCTGCTGGGGGGCAGCCCTTTTTGCAACACGGATGTGTTGAAGTCCGCGCTGCAGTTGCGTGTGGAGCGCGAAATTGGCTCCCTTGTCGCAGCAATCCTCGACCGGGACTTTCCCCTTCTGGGTGCTTGCTATGGTATCGGCGCTATCGGCACCGCGATTGGGGCGAGGCTTGGCACCACCTACGCGGAAGCTGCGGGTCCGGTCGAGCTATCGCTTGTCGACGCCCCTGCGAACGACCCTCTGCTTGCCGATGTGCCGGCCCGTTTTTCGACCATCGTGGGCCACAAGGAGGCAGTCGACGACCTACCGGATCTTGCCACAGTGCTTGTTTCGGGAGATCAGTGCCCTGTGCAGATGTTTAAGGTGGGGCAAAACGTCTACGCCACCCAATTTCACCCCGAGCTGACCGCCGAGGCTCTTGAGCTGCGGCTGAGGGTCTACGCCCACCTGAATTACTTCGACTTAGAAGAACTCGACGAGATCCTCGAGGCCGCTTATTCCACCGACTACACCGCGAACAATAGTATTCTGGCGAACTTTGCCAAACGCTACGCGCGGTAG
- a CDS encoding glutamine amidotransferase, giving the protein MASFLLVSLRNGDIGPQVAAAEYCDVLKASGLSEDELDLRILDEVDTAIGDVSAYRGIIVGGSSLNVTNPTYCPWQEHIHAELDALIRTEVPVFFVCFGISWLIDALGGTVGNCSPEASGPTVVKLTEAGKRDPLLAGFPDTFDALTGHTENPERIPAGVEVLATGSTTPVQIARWGKNVWASQFHAEMDAAAMKTRMDFFYDYGYFPLTEYDTIVAALPSVDVRWSNKLLRRFVEYCRAT; this is encoded by the coding sequence ATGGCTTCGTTCCTCCTTGTTTCGCTGCGCAACGGCGACATCGGCCCCCAGGTCGCGGCGGCTGAATACTGCGACGTGCTTAAAGCCTCTGGGCTAAGCGAGGATGAACTGGACCTACGCATTTTGGATGAAGTGGACACCGCAATAGGAGACGTCTCGGCATATCGCGGCATAATCGTCGGCGGCAGCTCCCTGAACGTGACCAATCCAACTTACTGCCCGTGGCAGGAACACATCCACGCCGAGTTAGACGCCCTCATCCGCACTGAAGTTCCCGTTTTCTTTGTCTGCTTTGGCATCAGCTGGCTTATCGACGCCCTCGGCGGCACAGTCGGAAATTGCTCCCCCGAGGCATCCGGGCCCACCGTCGTCAAGCTCACTGAGGCCGGCAAACGCGATCCGTTACTTGCAGGCTTCCCGGATACATTTGACGCCTTAACCGGGCACACCGAGAACCCGGAGCGCATCCCCGCTGGTGTGGAAGTGCTAGCTACCGGCTCCACTACCCCCGTGCAAATCGCACGCTGGGGCAAAAACGTGTGGGCGAGCCAGTTCCACGCGGAAATGGACGCGGCTGCGATGAAAACGCGCATGGACTTCTTCTACGACTACGGCTACTTCCCGCTGACGGAATACGACACCATCGTGGCCGCTCTCCCCAGCGTTGACGTGAGATGGTCAAACAAGTTGCTTCGCCGCTTCGTTGAGTACTGCCGGGCGACGTGA
- a CDS encoding DUF6676 family protein has protein sequence MIPGEIDLEDLAAQLREDGVALATSGQSGQDLDNDAFELHLQASKRDAELDNAGFVVVDQTPAQPADLRDVAHDLALATGLDLVIVRSPHASGAVSNSHSRFQVESGQRAMMAEPDYGDGLKAFAETADGLGGGWSFIAISVVIAVFAAIGTTVAWTVKRADLT, from the coding sequence ATGATCCCAGGTGAGATCGACTTAGAGGACCTCGCGGCGCAGTTGCGAGAAGATGGTGTGGCGTTGGCGACAAGCGGGCAAAGCGGCCAAGATTTAGATAATGACGCATTCGAGTTGCACCTTCAAGCTAGCAAGCGGGACGCCGAGCTTGACAACGCCGGTTTTGTAGTTGTCGATCAGACCCCGGCGCAGCCTGCGGATCTGCGCGATGTCGCCCACGATCTTGCATTGGCAACAGGTTTGGATCTAGTTATCGTGCGCAGCCCCCATGCTAGTGGCGCAGTCAGCAACTCTCATAGTCGCTTTCAGGTGGAAAGCGGGCAGCGCGCGATGATGGCTGAGCCAGACTACGGTGACGGGCTGAAAGCGTTTGCGGAAACCGCAGATGGGCTTGGGGGAGGCTGGAGCTTCATCGCCATTTCTGTTGTGATTGCCGTGTTCGCGGCTATTGGGACGACTGTTGCGTGGACTGTAAAGCGTGCAGACTTGACATAG
- a CDS encoding glycerate kinase produces the protein MKVIVVSDSFKGALGSQAANEAIASGVRAAAPEAEIIQIPVADGGEGTVAALASISGSELTQAKVCGVFPGESIEASFALLNHDTAAIETASCAGLPLAAGRLRPGAATTYGVGELIRAAVKAGAKKVIVGAGGSATTDAGCGAAAALGTVFLNDRGEPFVPTGDSLRQVAAIEASPVDDLPEITVMCDIDNPLYGPQGAAHVFGPQKGADPEMAELLDAGLRHVAGIIERDLGVDVAKVPGAGAAGGLAGGLMAFAGATLTPGIDTVLEANSFSQVVAGADLVITGEGRIDGQSLAGKVPVGVARRAGGIPVVVLAGAVDEGIEAVYEEGITAVFPINRQPLQLEQAMAATAKNLQAGAENVLRLVYRA, from the coding sequence ATGAAAGTGATCGTCGTATCGGATTCTTTCAAAGGTGCGCTTGGTTCACAGGCGGCAAATGAGGCCATTGCGTCCGGGGTACGCGCAGCCGCACCGGAGGCAGAGATCATCCAGATCCCCGTTGCCGACGGGGGAGAAGGCACCGTTGCAGCCCTAGCGAGCATATCCGGCAGTGAATTAACGCAGGCGAAAGTATGCGGGGTTTTTCCGGGGGAAAGCATTGAGGCAAGTTTCGCGCTGCTGAACCACGATACGGCCGCCATCGAAACGGCTTCATGCGCGGGATTGCCGCTTGCCGCAGGGCGGCTGCGTCCGGGGGCGGCGACGACCTATGGTGTAGGCGAGTTGATCCGCGCGGCGGTCAAGGCGGGCGCGAAGAAGGTCATTGTGGGAGCTGGGGGCAGCGCGACGACCGATGCGGGGTGCGGGGCGGCAGCGGCCCTCGGCACAGTTTTTCTAAACGATCGCGGCGAGCCTTTCGTACCCACCGGTGATTCCCTAAGGCAGGTGGCGGCAATTGAGGCGTCGCCTGTCGATGACCTTCCAGAAATCACCGTCATGTGTGACATTGACAATCCACTGTACGGCCCACAGGGCGCAGCCCACGTTTTCGGGCCTCAAAAGGGAGCGGATCCTGAAATGGCGGAATTGCTTGACGCAGGCCTGCGCCACGTCGCAGGCATTATTGAACGCGATCTCGGGGTGGACGTAGCTAAAGTGCCAGGTGCCGGTGCTGCCGGAGGTTTGGCGGGTGGGTTGATGGCCTTCGCAGGCGCTACTCTTACCCCCGGGATCGACACCGTGCTGGAGGCGAACAGTTTCTCACAAGTGGTGGCTGGGGCTGATTTAGTCATCACGGGTGAGGGCCGGATCGATGGGCAGTCGCTAGCGGGGAAGGTGCCTGTCGGCGTTGCCCGTCGAGCCGGCGGAATCCCGGTTGTGGTGCTGGCAGGTGCCGTTGATGAAGGCATCGAGGCAGTCTACGAGGAAGGGATCACAGCTGTGTTCCCCATCAACCGGCAGCCCCTGCAACTTGAACAGGCCATGGCGGCCACGGCGAAAAATTTGCAGGCCGGGGCGGAAAATGTCCTTCGCCTTGTCTACCGCGCGTAG
- a CDS encoding PFL family protein, with amino-acid sequence MVKDFHAASQNILNVIRMIEDYRLDIRTVTMGISLIGCTRNTMEETSQAVYDRVTYRAARLVEVCEGIERELGIPIVNKRISVSPVSLVAAGVEGDPVDIAKALDRAAAELGVNFVGGYSALVEKGSTESDTRLIRSIPEALSITDAVCSSVNVASSRAGINMDAVRVMGEVIKEAAELTKDNSSIACAKLVVFANAVGDNPFMAGAFHGIEEPDTVVSVGVSGPGVVDNAVASLGDVSLNEVAEEIKKAAFKITRAGQLVGNMAAERLGVPFGIVDLSLAPTAEVGDSVAHILEHMGLDQVGTHGTTAALALLNDAVKKGGMMACSRVGGLSGSFIPVSEDQGMIDAVRAGTISLDKLEAMTSICSVGFDMIAIPGDTSAELIAGMIADEAAIGVMNHKTTAARLIPVPGTKPGDEVNFGGLLGYAPVIPVNEKGNDAFIHRGGFVPAPVHGFRN; translated from the coding sequence ATGGTGAAAGATTTCCACGCCGCTTCCCAAAACATTCTCAACGTCATTCGGATGATCGAGGATTACCGCCTCGACATCCGAACCGTCACCATGGGCATATCGCTGATCGGTTGCACTCGCAACACAATGGAGGAGACTTCCCAGGCGGTATATGACCGCGTCACTTACCGCGCAGCGCGCCTGGTCGAGGTGTGCGAGGGCATTGAGCGCGAACTCGGCATCCCGATTGTAAACAAACGTATTTCTGTCTCCCCCGTTTCCCTGGTCGCAGCGGGCGTCGAAGGCGATCCCGTCGACATTGCCAAAGCACTCGACCGCGCCGCCGCGGAACTCGGCGTCAATTTCGTGGGTGGATACTCTGCCCTGGTGGAGAAGGGTTCCACCGAATCTGACACCAGGCTGATTCGTTCCATCCCGGAGGCATTGAGCATTACCGACGCAGTGTGCAGCTCAGTCAACGTCGCCTCCTCCCGCGCTGGCATCAACATGGACGCTGTGCGCGTGATGGGTGAGGTTATCAAGGAAGCCGCCGAGTTGACCAAGGACAACTCCTCTATAGCGTGCGCCAAGTTGGTCGTTTTTGCCAACGCGGTGGGCGACAATCCCTTCATGGCCGGCGCCTTTCACGGCATCGAGGAGCCCGACACAGTTGTGTCTGTGGGAGTGTCGGGCCCGGGTGTGGTGGACAATGCCGTCGCCTCCCTCGGTGACGTTTCCCTCAACGAGGTGGCCGAGGAGATCAAAAAGGCAGCGTTTAAGATCACCCGCGCTGGTCAGTTGGTGGGCAACATGGCGGCCGAGCGCCTGGGTGTTCCCTTCGGCATAGTCGATCTTTCCCTGGCCCCCACCGCCGAAGTCGGAGACTCTGTCGCCCACATCCTCGAGCACATGGGCTTAGACCAGGTGGGCACTCATGGCACCACCGCGGCGCTCGCATTGCTCAACGACGCGGTGAAGAAGGGCGGTATGATGGCTTGCTCGCGCGTCGGTGGCCTGTCCGGCTCTTTCATTCCCGTTTCCGAGGACCAAGGAATGATTGACGCGGTGCGCGCCGGCACCATCTCACTGGACAAGCTAGAGGCAATGACTTCCATCTGTTCGGTGGGCTTCGACATGATTGCCATTCCGGGAGATACCTCGGCGGAGTTGATCGCCGGCATGATTGCTGATGAGGCTGCTATTGGAGTAATGAACCATAAAACGACAGCAGCGCGACTAATTCCGGTGCCCGGGACGAAGCCGGGCGACGAAGTTAATTTCGGCGGGCTATTGGGGTATGCCCCGGTCATCCCCGTCAACGAGAAAGGCAACGACGCTTTCATTCACCGCGGCGGTTTTGTCCCCGCCCCCGTTCACGGTTTCAGGAATTAG
- a CDS encoding TetR/AcrR family transcriptional regulator, whose translation MPIVNHNELNRRRADILDAARACFAQYGYEGATVSRLEKATGKTRGAIFHHFGDKESLFLAVAKEDADRQAAVVAEHGLIEVMRNLLDHPETHSWYITRAEILRKLRTDPDFADRWREQSESLDTALLTRLEHNAAMRNDVSVEVIQTYLSTVMEGMIAQMAAGQPIDQLRQMLDLVERSVRHPPEEN comes from the coding sequence ATGCCGATCGTTAACCACAACGAGCTCAATCGCCGCCGTGCGGATATTCTCGATGCCGCTCGCGCCTGTTTTGCCCAATACGGCTATGAAGGTGCCACTGTTTCTCGGTTGGAAAAGGCGACGGGCAAAACCCGCGGGGCCATCTTTCACCACTTCGGGGACAAAGAGTCGCTGTTTTTGGCCGTGGCTAAAGAAGACGCAGACAGGCAGGCGGCGGTCGTGGCTGAGCATGGTCTTATCGAGGTGATGCGTAACCTTTTGGACCACCCGGAAACGCATAGTTGGTATATCACTCGCGCTGAGATCTTGCGGAAGTTGCGCACGGACCCGGATTTTGCCGATCGGTGGCGCGAGCAGTCCGAAAGCCTCGATACTGCCCTGCTGACTCGTTTAGAGCACAATGCAGCGATGCGCAACGACGTATCCGTCGAGGTGATCCAGACGTATCTGTCCACCGTTATGGAGGGAATGATTGCCCAAATGGCGGCGGGCCAACCGATTGACCAGCTCAGGCAGATGTTGGACCTTGTTGAACGATCGGTGCGGCACCCCCCGGAAGAAAACTAG
- the acnA gene encoding aconitate hydratase AcnA, whose amino-acid sequence MAESKNSFNAKKTLEVGGKSYDYFALDAVEGMEKLPYSLKVLGENLLRTEDGKNVTDKHIQALANWDPKADPSVEIQFTPARVLMQDFTGVPCVVDLATMREAVSTLGGNPDQVNPLNPAEMVIDHSVIIEAFGTPDAIEKNVEIEYQRNEERYQFLRWGAENFSNFRVVPPGTGIVHQVNIEYLSRVVFDNDGLAYPDTCIGTDSHTTMQNGLGILGWGVGGIEAEAAMLGQPVSMLIPRVVGFKLTGEIPVGVTATDVVLTITEMLRKHGVVQKFVEFYGNGVKQIPLANRATIGNMSPEFGSTCAIFPIDEETIEYLKLTGRDQETQDRVEAYAKAQGMWLEQDAKEAEYSEYLELDLATVVPSIAGPKRPQDRILLSEAKNTFRKQLPDYNDAGDQTFEPVRAAKTESVSYNESWPGNGESAAAGSEGRASKPVIVESPKGGEYTLDHGMVAIAAITSCTNTSNPSVMVGAALLARKAAEKGLRAKPWVKTIMAPGSQVVNGYYERADLWKDLEAVGFYLSGFGCASCIGNSGPLPNEISEAVNEYDLTATAVLSGNRNFEGRISPDVKMNYLASPLQVIAYSIAGTMDFDFDSEPLGQDQDGNDVFLKDVWPSTEEIEETINSTISREMYEADYADVFKGDAAWRGLDIPQGKTFDWNPDSTYIRKAPYFDGMPEQPNPVQDITGARVLAKLGDSVTTDHISPASSIKPGTPAANYLDAKGVEREDYNSFGSRRGNHEVMVRGTFANIRLRNQLVEEAGGYTRDFTQEGAPQAFIYDAAQNYAAADIPLVVLAGKEYGTGSSRDWAAKGTNLLGVKAVITESFERIHRSNLIGMGVLPLQFPEGESHESLGLDGTETFDISGITAFNDGDDIPSTVKVTARKEGGETVEFDAVVRVDTPGEAEYYRHGGILQYVLRQMVQS is encoded by the coding sequence GTGGCTGAAAGCAAGAACTCCTTCAATGCCAAGAAGACGCTTGAGGTCGGCGGCAAGTCTTACGACTATTTCGCACTCGACGCAGTCGAAGGCATGGAAAAGCTTCCCTACTCCCTCAAGGTGCTGGGTGAGAACCTCCTGCGCACCGAGGACGGGAAGAACGTAACCGACAAGCACATCCAGGCGCTTGCCAACTGGGATCCCAAGGCCGATCCTTCCGTCGAGATCCAGTTCACCCCCGCCCGCGTTCTCATGCAGGACTTCACCGGTGTGCCGTGTGTGGTTGACCTCGCCACCATGCGTGAGGCTGTCTCCACTCTCGGCGGCAACCCCGACCAGGTGAACCCTCTCAACCCGGCCGAGATGGTCATCGACCACTCGGTGATCATCGAAGCCTTCGGCACCCCCGACGCCATTGAGAAAAACGTCGAGATCGAATACCAGCGCAACGAGGAGCGCTACCAGTTCCTCCGCTGGGGTGCAGAAAACTTCTCCAACTTCCGCGTTGTCCCGCCGGGAACGGGCATCGTCCACCAGGTCAACATCGAGTACCTCTCCCGCGTCGTCTTTGACAACGACGGTTTGGCCTACCCGGACACCTGCATTGGCACCGACTCTCACACCACGATGCAAAACGGCCTCGGCATCCTCGGCTGGGGTGTCGGCGGCATTGAGGCGGAGGCCGCCATGCTCGGCCAGCCTGTCTCCATGCTTATCCCGCGTGTCGTCGGCTTTAAACTCACCGGCGAAATCCCGGTCGGTGTCACCGCCACCGACGTCGTTTTGACAATCACCGAAATGCTGCGCAAGCACGGTGTGGTGCAGAAGTTCGTCGAGTTCTACGGCAACGGCGTCAAGCAAATTCCGTTGGCGAACCGCGCCACCATCGGCAACATGTCTCCCGAGTTCGGCTCCACCTGCGCGATCTTCCCGATCGACGAGGAGACCATCGAGTACCTCAAGCTCACTGGCCGCGACCAGGAGACTCAAGACCGTGTCGAGGCTTACGCCAAGGCGCAAGGAATGTGGCTTGAGCAAGACGCTAAGGAGGCCGAGTACTCGGAGTACCTTGAGCTCGACTTGGCCACTGTCGTGCCGTCCATTGCCGGACCGAAGCGCCCGCAGGACCGTATTTTGCTGTCCGAGGCTAAGAACACCTTCCGCAAGCAACTGCCGGATTACAACGACGCTGGCGACCAGACTTTCGAGCCGGTTCGCGCCGCCAAAACCGAGTCTGTCTCTTACAACGAGTCGTGGCCGGGCAATGGCGAATCTGCCGCTGCGGGCTCCGAGGGCCGCGCCTCCAAGCCGGTCATTGTCGAGTCCCCCAAGGGCGGCGAGTACACGCTCGACCACGGCATGGTCGCCATCGCAGCGATTACCTCCTGCACCAACACTTCCAACCCTTCGGTCATGGTTGGCGCTGCTCTGCTCGCCCGCAAGGCCGCGGAGAAGGGTTTGCGCGCTAAGCCGTGGGTCAAGACGATCATGGCCCCAGGCTCTCAGGTGGTCAACGGTTACTACGAGCGCGCTGACCTGTGGAAAGACCTTGAAGCTGTGGGCTTCTACCTCTCTGGCTTTGGCTGCGCCTCCTGCATCGGTAACTCCGGCCCGCTGCCGAACGAGATCTCCGAGGCTGTCAACGAGTACGACCTGACCGCCACCGCTGTTTTGTCGGGCAACCGTAACTTTGAAGGCCGCATTTCCCCGGACGTGAAGATGAACTACCTCGCGTCTCCACTGCAGGTTATCGCCTACTCGATTGCCGGCACGATGGACTTCGACTTCGATTCTGAGCCTCTCGGCCAGGACCAAGATGGCAACGACGTCTTCCTTAAGGACGTGTGGCCTTCTACCGAGGAGATCGAGGAGACGATCAACAGCACCATCTCCCGCGAGATGTACGAAGCGGATTACGCTGACGTGTTTAAGGGCGACGCTGCATGGCGTGGCCTAGATATCCCGCAGGGCAAGACCTTCGACTGGAACCCGGACTCCACTTACATCCGCAAGGCGCCGTACTTCGATGGCATGCCGGAGCAGCCGAACCCGGTGCAGGACATCACTGGTGCGCGTGTGCTTGCCAAGTTGGGTGATTCCGTGACCACGGACCACATCTCCCCGGCTTCCTCGATCAAGCCCGGCACCCCGGCGGCGAACTACCTCGACGCGAAGGGCGTTGAGCGCGAGGACTACAACTCCTTCGGCTCCCGCCGCGGCAACCACGAGGTCATGGTTCGCGGTACCTTCGCTAACATCCGCTTGCGTAACCAGCTTGTGGAGGAAGCCGGCGGCTACACCCGCGACTTCACCCAAGAAGGCGCACCGCAGGCTTTCATTTACGACGCCGCCCAGAACTACGCTGCCGCCGACATTCCGCTGGTCGTTTTGGCGGGCAAGGAATACGGAACTGGCTCCTCCCGCGACTGGGCTGCGAAGGGCACCAACCTGCTTGGTGTGAAGGCTGTCATCACTGAGTCCTTCGAGCGCATCCACCGCTCCAACCTGATCGGTATGGGCGTGCTTCCGCTGCAGTTCCCGGAGGGCGAGTCCCACGAGTCGCTCGGTCTGGACGGCACCGAAACCTTCGACATCTCCGGAATTACCGCTTTCAATGACGGCGATGATATTCCGTCGACCGTCAAGGTCACTGCGCGCAAGGAGGGCGGGGAAACCGTCGAATTTGACGCCGTTGTCCGTGTCGACACCCCTGGTGAGGCCGAATACTACCGCCACGGCGGCATTTTGCAGTACGTGCTGCGCCAGATGGTTCAAAGCTAA